In Serratia liquefaciens ATCC 27592, the genomic stretch TTCTGTTGGTTTCAATTAGCTGCGGTATTGTCTTAGTAAGACTTATATACTTAATAATTAAATTCTCTTTAGGCAAGCCGCAGAAAGGGAGCTAAATTCCCTAGTTTTAACGACCATGCTTTCGTTCATAAATTTGTTAATTAAAGGCGTCAGTTAATCGCTGTCGCCTTGCTCTCCCCCACGTTTCCTGTGCGGCATTACTGACTACTTTACATTCAAGCGTTAACCAACCGATACCGGTTGCTGCCATCCAGCTTCAATTTACGTGCTGCGACGACCCAGTTCATGCCTGTGTCATCCTGACGATACCCTATGCCAGTGCATCTTCGCTGATAGAGATGTTTTTATTCACGCTCCGCGTTGGGCTTTCCACACGCCAACTGGGGTTAATCAGTTGGCGTAACCGCTAAAATAGATTAGTTTTAAGCTCTGACTTTCCTCGGCACTGGATGCTATGACTACCCAAAATCAACAACCTCAGGCTGTCTTCAGCCCCGTTACACGTCATGCCATATTTTTGGTCGCCACCTTGTCGCCCAACCCCGCTCAGCTTGCTGCGGTGCGTGGCTGGTGTGCGGATATCAGCGGCGTAATCCGTTCCGTCGGCAAAAGATCCCCGGCGGGCAATCTGTCCTGCGTCTGCGGATTTGGCTCTACGGCCTGGGATCGGCTGTTCGGCCAACCCCGTCCGGCGCTGCTTCATCCTTTTCGTGAGATAGGCACCGGCGACCGCGTTGCCGTTTCGACCCCTGGCGATATCCTGCTGCACATTCGCGCCGACGAGATGGATTTGTGCTTCGAACTCGCCACACAGTTGATGAACAAGCTTGGCGATGCCGTGACGGTAATAGAGGAAGTGCACGGTTTCCGCTACTTCGATCAGCGGGCAATGATTGGTTTTGTCGATGGTACAGAAAACCCCGAAGGGCACGAAGCCTTCGACTATACGGTGATTGGCGAGGAAGACGCTGAGTTTTCAGGCGGCAGCTACGTGCTGGTACAAAAATACCTGCATGACATGAAAGGCTGGAATTCACTGAGCGTTGAAACGCAAGAACGCATTATTGGTCGCCACAAGCAATCCAATATTGAACTGGATGAAGACGTCAAGCCTTCGTCATCCCACAGTTCCCTGACGACGCTGACCGATGAAAACGGCAATGAAGTCAAAATATTGCGTGACAATATGCCGTTCGGGAAACCCGGCATGGGGGAGTTCGGCACTTACTTCATCGGCTACGCGCGATCCCCTCAGCCCATCGAGCAAATGTTGGAGAACATGTTTGTTGGTCGGCCAGCCGGCAATTATGATCGCCTGTTGGATTTCAGCCGCGCGGTCACCGGCAGCCTGTTCTTTACGCCATCGGCAACCCTGCTGGAAGCCTTGGCTGAGCGTGACGCCCCACAATAATCCCCGATGAGCAATGACTGCCCCGGTCGGTTGGGGGGCAGTTCTGCCAACTGCAACATCGGCTGTCGACGCCCGCATCAGATACGTATTTCAGGGCGCTGGATACGAATGCTCACTATCCCCAACCCCTCTTCTATTGCCAAGGCGTGACAAGAGTTTGAAGAAGATGGCCGCATGAAACCTTCCGCCTACGATGATCGAATCGTTGACGTGATAGAAGAACTGATGAGGTTTACCCTTCTGACGCGAGGCAATGCCAGGTATCTGGTCGACCGTTACAGCAAGAGAAAAGAGCGCGCGGCTGAACTGTCTGCACGAGTCAATCAACGCAGCATCTAAAAAGTCAGGCCCGCAATCCAACCGCGGGCCTTTAATGCTCATTTCACCGAAATTCGCCGCCCTTGCGCATCGATCACAGGCTCGCCGTCTTCCTTGGTGAAAGGGCCTTGCTGCGGATCCGGCAGGATATCCAGCACGGCTTCCGACGGTCGACACAGACGGGTGCCCAAGGGTGTCACCACAATAGGTCGATTAATCAATATCGGTTGTTGCAACATAAAGTCGATCAATTGTTCGTCACTCCAGCCTGCATCTGCCAGCCCCAACGATTCATAAGGCTCGACGTTTTTACGCAGTAAGGCTCGCGCAGATATTCCCATATCGGCGATCAGCCTGATCAATTGCTCGCGGTCGGGCGGTGTCTCCAGATACAAAATCACCGTCGGTTCCACACCACTGTTGCGGATCAGTGCCAACGTATTGCGCGATGTGCCGCAAGCCGGGTTGTGGTAAATCTTGATGTTACTCATGGCGTTCTCTCTGAGTTATGGCTAAAGCGACAGGCGCAGGGCCAGGGCGGTCAGCGCAACCAACAGCACCGGCAGGGTCATCACTACCCCGACCCGGAAATAGTATCCCCAGCTTATGACGATGCTTTTCTTCGACAATACGTGCAGCCACAACAGCGTGGCCAGGCTACCGATCGGCGTAATTTTCGGCCCAAGATCGCTGCCTATGACATTGGCATAAATCATTGCCTGTTTAATTACGCCTTCGGCATTGCTGCCGTCAATCGACAAGGCCCCCACCAACACCGTCGGCATGTTGTTCATCACCGAGGACAAAAATGCCGTCAGGAAACCGGTGCCCAGCGTAGCTGCCCAAATTCCGCGTTCGGCCAGAAAATCCAGCACACCGGCCAGGGTATCGGTCAGCCCTGCATTACGCAGCCCGTAGACCACCAGATACATCCCGAGAGAGAAGACCACGATCTGCCAGGGGGCGCCCCGCAACACTTTAGCAGTGTCGATGGCCTGCCCCTTTTTCGCCACCAGCAGCAGGATTAACGCACCAACGGCGGCGACCAGGCTAACCGGCACGCCCAGCGGCTCAAGCCCAAAAAAACCCACCAGCAGCAGCACCAATACGCCCCAACCGGCTCTAAACGTCGGCAAATCGCGAATGGCCTCACGCGGTGGCCGCAGCAACCTCAGGTCATAGCTGCGCGGAATGTCCTTGCGGAAGAACAGGTGCAACATCACCAGCGTGGCGACAATGGCGGCAAGGTTCACCGGCACCATCACTGCCGCATACTGCGTGAAACCCAGTTGAAAGAAATCAGCGGAGACGATATTCACCAAATTGGACACCACCAGCGGCAGGCTGGCGGTATCGGCGATAAATCCCGCCGCCATCACGAAGGCCAGCGTTGCCCCTGAACTGAACCCCAACGCCAGCAGCATCGCAATCACTATCGGCGTCAGGATCAGCGCTGCCCCGTCATTGGCAAACAACGCCGCCACCGCGGCGCCCAGCAGCACAATATAGGTGAACAACCAGCGCCCTTTGCCCTTGCCCCAGCGCGCAACATGCAGCGCGGCCCATTCAAAGAAGCCGGATTCATCCAGCAGCAGGCTGATAATGATCACCGCGATAAAGGTCGCGGTAGCGTTCCAGACGATCTGCCAGACCAGCGGAATATCACCGACCTGTACCACACCGGTCAGCAATGCCAAGAGCGCGCCGAAACAGGCACTCCAGCCTATGCCCAAGCCTTTCGGCTGCCAGATCACCAAAACGATCGTCAGGATAAATATTGCCCCGGCCAACACCATCACAACTCCTTAGTCTCTCACATCAAACATATATGTTATTTCGAATGTATTGATTTAAATTTTTTAGCGTTACCGGCAGACCGCCCCTAACGCGCGCTGCGCCAGCTCGGTCACCTGCTGTTGCCGGCTAAGGTAAGCCTGTTCGATGATTGCCGCCGCCCAGGCCGGCATATGCGGCGACAGGCGGTAGTAAATCCACTTGCCCTCGCGACGATCGATCAGCAGACCACTTTCACGTAACATCGCGAGGTGACGAGAAACTTTGGGTTGCGATTCCTCCAATGCGCTGACCAATTCGCACACGCACAGCTCACCCGCCTGGCGCAGCAAAAGCACCAGCGTGAGGCGAGTTTCCTCCGACAGATTTTTAAACAATGCCAGTGGCGTCAGTGATGTCATGGGGATCCTCCTTTTACGATAACCGCCATCATAAGCCGAAGGAGGAAAAACGCCAAGTAACACATATGAATTAGTGAATATTAAGGTTTGTGGAGATTGTGCAGAATGGCTCACTTTCGCGATGGTCCGGTGAAAACGCTCACTCAGCCTGAGTTAAGTTTCAGCTATTGATTCCATACGCCAAAGCGACTGTTCATTATGTGCTCTTTCGTTACAATCTCTAGCGTGAAATCCACCGTTTAGAGGGCTCTTATGTACAACTTCTCACGTTATCAGGCAAAAGAACTGGCGCTGGCTTATATGAGCGGCAAAAAACACGACCTGTCACCGCAGGAATTTCTGCAGCAGCTGAAAAGTAGCGAGAAATCTTTCGACTATCTGTTGAAGCACGGCAACGAACAGCCGCGCGAAGTGCTGGTGAAAAGTTTCTAACACCCCGCACCTTAATCTCCCTTCGCCGGTGGCGTACCTATAGGCACGCGTATTCCCGGTCGAATGGCGACGGGGTGTTATCAGCGATCCGGGGTATCCCAATAAGGCCGCTCTCCTCCGAGCTGAGCCAGTAGAAAATCGACAAAGGCCGATACCTTAGCCGGTAAGTATTTGCGCTGTGGATAGACGGCATAAATGGCATGCTCGGGCAGCCGATAGTCCGGCATCAACTCAAGCAGTCGCCCCTGCGCAATATCGTCTCCAACGATGAAAGTCGGCATCTGACAAATCCCCAAACCGGCGATCAACGCTTCACGCAACGCCTCGCTGTTATTCACCTGGTAATTGCCTCTGGGTTGGAAACGTACAGCTCCCGCAGGCCCGTCGAACTGCCATTCGCTCCCCCCGCGGAAATAGCTGTAAAACAAACAGTTATGCTTCGCTAATTGCTCCATGTCCGTCGGTGTTCCACAACGCGCCAGATAAGAGGGTGCTGCGCACAAGACGCTGTTGCACGGCGCAATACGCCGGGCTATCAGGCTCGAGTCGGCCAGTCGACCGATGCGGATCGCCAGGTCATAGCCCCCTTCGACCAAATCGACCAGTTGGTCGTCCATCATCATATTGATCTCCACCGCCGGATAAGCCGCCAGGAAACGGGGGATCAACGGGGCAATATGCAAACGACCAAACACCATGGGTACGCTGATCCTCAGGCAGCCCTGCGGCT encodes the following:
- a CDS encoding Dyp-type peroxidase, with protein sequence MTTQNQQPQAVFSPVTRHAIFLVATLSPNPAQLAAVRGWCADISGVIRSVGKRSPAGNLSCVCGFGSTAWDRLFGQPRPALLHPFREIGTGDRVAVSTPGDILLHIRADEMDLCFELATQLMNKLGDAVTVIEEVHGFRYFDQRAMIGFVDGTENPEGHEAFDYTVIGEEDAEFSGGSYVLVQKYLHDMKGWNSLSVETQERIIGRHKQSNIELDEDVKPSSSHSSLTTLTDENGNEVKILRDNMPFGKPGMGEFGTYFIGYARSPQPIEQMLENMFVGRPAGNYDRLLDFSRAVTGSLFFTPSATLLEALAERDAPQ
- the arsC gene encoding glutaredoxin-dependent arsenate reductase, with protein sequence MSNIKIYHNPACGTSRNTLALIRNSGVEPTVILYLETPPDREQLIRLIADMGISARALLRKNVEPYESLGLADAGWSDEQLIDFMLQQPILINRPIVVTPLGTRLCRPSEAVLDILPDPQQGPFTKEDGEPVIDAQGRRISVK
- a CDS encoding arsenic transporter, whose translation is MVLAGAIFILTIVLVIWQPKGLGIGWSACFGALLALLTGVVQVGDIPLVWQIVWNATATFIAVIIISLLLDESGFFEWAALHVARWGKGKGRWLFTYIVLLGAAVAALFANDGAALILTPIVIAMLLALGFSSGATLAFVMAAGFIADTASLPLVVSNLVNIVSADFFQLGFTQYAAVMVPVNLAAIVATLVMLHLFFRKDIPRSYDLRLLRPPREAIRDLPTFRAGWGVLVLLLVGFFGLEPLGVPVSLVAAVGALILLLVAKKGQAIDTAKVLRGAPWQIVVFSLGMYLVVYGLRNAGLTDTLAGVLDFLAERGIWAATLGTGFLTAFLSSVMNNMPTVLVGALSIDGSNAEGVIKQAMIYANVIGSDLGPKITPIGSLATLLWLHVLSKKSIVISWGYYFRVGVVMTLPVLLVALTALALRLSL
- a CDS encoding metalloregulator ArsR/SmtB family transcription factor, with translation MTSLTPLALFKNLSEETRLTLVLLLRQAGELCVCELVSALEESQPKVSRHLAMLRESGLLIDRREGKWIYYRLSPHMPAWAAAIIEQAYLSRQQQVTELAQRALGAVCR
- a CDS encoding LysR family transcriptional regulator, whose product is MNDRFAAIPVFVAVVECESFSAAAERLGITKSAVSKRITQLERSLGVQLLQRTTRSLSLTEAGEQYFGYARNACAVAQEGEDAVTRLQGQPQGCLRISVPMVFGRLHIAPLIPRFLAAYPAVEINMMMDDQLVDLVEGGYDLAIRIGRLADSSLIARRIAPCNSVLCAAPSYLARCGTPTDMEQLAKHNCLFYSYFRGGSEWQFDGPAGAVRFQPRGNYQVNNSEALREALIAGLGICQMPTFIVGDDIAQGRLLELMPDYRLPEHAIYAVYPQRKYLPAKVSAFVDFLLAQLGGERPYWDTPDR